A genomic region of Pseudomonas sp. MPC6 contains the following coding sequences:
- a CDS encoding carbohydrate porin, protein MKKNNNAQLICQLSAIAAMTLAGSVHAADAFSADSEWMTGDWGGERTRLIEQGIDIKMDYVGEVGGNLHGGYNDDKTARYADQFGLGVALDLQKLWGWDNTQAKIQLTNRNGENISNDRVGDPRAGTLSSSQEVYGRGHMVRLTQLWIKHQFLDGKLDVKAGYFGEGEDFNTFPCEFQNLAFCGSQVGNWATNIWYNWPVSQAAVRVKYNISPEFYAQIGAYNQNPSQLEHGNGFKLSGSGTKGTVLPVELVWLPNPGNLPGEYRVGYYKSTAKADDVREDDNGDDAATSGNAYRSHSSKSGYWFVAQQQLTSHNGDASRGLNIAANATFHDKDTNIVDNYQSLMFVYKGPFDARPKDDMGIGFARIHVNDDVKKNAELVNASNGVSDYQDPLFSPLRNTEYNYEVNYGFHVTNWLTVRPNLQYITHPGGVNEVDDALVAGLKIQSVF, encoded by the coding sequence ATGAAGAAGAACAACAACGCTCAGCTTATCTGCCAGTTATCAGCGATTGCGGCAATGACGCTGGCCGGCAGTGTGCACGCGGCTGACGCGTTCAGCGCCGATTCCGAATGGATGACCGGTGATTGGGGTGGCGAGCGGACCCGGCTGATCGAGCAGGGTATCGACATCAAGATGGACTACGTCGGCGAAGTGGGTGGCAACCTCCACGGCGGCTACAACGACGACAAGACGGCGCGTTACGCCGACCAGTTCGGCCTGGGCGTGGCGTTGGACCTGCAAAAGCTGTGGGGCTGGGATAACACCCAGGCCAAGATCCAGCTCACCAACCGTAACGGTGAGAACATCTCCAATGACCGTGTCGGCGACCCGCGTGCTGGCACCTTGAGTTCCTCCCAGGAAGTCTACGGCCGTGGCCACATGGTTCGCCTGACCCAACTGTGGATCAAGCACCAGTTCCTCGACGGTAAACTGGACGTCAAGGCCGGTTACTTCGGCGAAGGCGAAGACTTCAACACCTTCCCCTGCGAGTTCCAGAACCTGGCGTTCTGCGGCTCCCAAGTGGGCAACTGGGCGACCAATATCTGGTACAACTGGCCGGTCAGCCAGGCCGCGGTCCGCGTGAAGTACAACATCTCGCCCGAGTTCTATGCGCAGATCGGCGCGTACAACCAGAACCCCTCGCAACTGGAGCACGGTAACGGCTTCAAGCTCAGCGGCAGTGGCACCAAGGGCACGGTATTGCCGGTGGAACTGGTCTGGTTGCCTAACCCTGGCAACCTGCCGGGCGAATACCGTGTCGGTTACTACAAAAGCACGGCCAAGGCCGATGACGTTCGCGAAGACGACAACGGTGATGATGCGGCCACCAGCGGCAACGCCTACCGCAGCCACAGCAGCAAGTCCGGCTACTGGTTCGTGGCGCAGCAACAACTCACCAGCCACAACGGTGACGCGTCCCGCGGCCTGAACATCGCCGCCAACGCCACGTTCCACGACAAGGACACCAACATCGTCGACAACTACCAGTCGCTGATGTTTGTGTACAAGGGCCCGTTCGATGCACGTCCAAAAGATGACATGGGGATCGGTTTCGCCCGTATCCATGTCAACGATGACGTGAAGAAAAACGCCGAGTTGGTCAACGCGTCCAATGGTGTCAGCGACTACCAGGATCCGCTGTTCTCGCCGCTGCGCAACACCGAGTACAACTACGAGGTCAACTACGGCTTCCACGTGACCAACTGGCTGACCGTCCGCCCCAACCTGCAGTACATCACTCACCCGGGCGGTGTGAATGAAGTTGATGACGCGCTGGTGGCCGGCTTGAAAATTCAGTCGGTGTTCTAA
- a CDS encoding ABC transporter ATP-binding protein: MATLELRNVNKTYGAGLPDTLKNIELKIDDGEFLILVGPSGCGKSTLMNCIAGLENISGGAILVDDADISGMSPKDRDIAMVFQSYALYPTMSVRDNIAFGLKIRKMPAAEIDAEVARVAKLLQIEHLLSRKPGQLSGGQQQRVAMGRALARRPKIYLFDEPLSNLDAKLRVEMRTEMKLMHQRLKTTTVYVTHDQIEAMTLGDKVAVMKDGIIQQFGTPKDIYNNPANLFVASFIGSPPMNFIPLRLQRKEGRLVALLDSGQARCELPLGMQDAGLEDREVILGMRPEQIVLAGSEANGLPTIRAEVQVTEPTGPDTLVFVNLNGTKVCCRLAPDVAPAVGETLTLQFDPSKVLLFDGATGERLGVAGVPKTEAHAANVAQFKGR, translated from the coding sequence ATGGCAACTCTCGAATTACGCAACGTTAACAAGACCTACGGCGCCGGTTTGCCGGACACCCTGAAAAACATCGAACTGAAGATCGATGACGGTGAGTTCCTGATCCTGGTCGGTCCCTCGGGCTGCGGTAAATCCACGCTGATGAACTGCATCGCCGGCCTGGAAAACATCAGCGGCGGGGCGATTCTGGTGGACGACGCCGACATCAGCGGCATGAGCCCCAAGGATCGTGACATCGCCATGGTGTTCCAGTCCTACGCGCTGTACCCGACGATGAGCGTGCGCGACAACATCGCCTTCGGCCTGAAGATTCGCAAAATGCCCGCCGCCGAAATCGACGCAGAAGTCGCTCGTGTCGCCAAACTGTTGCAGATCGAACATTTGCTCAGCCGCAAGCCCGGCCAGCTCTCCGGTGGGCAGCAACAGCGGGTGGCGATGGGCCGTGCCCTGGCGCGGCGGCCGAAGATTTACCTGTTCGACGAACCGCTGTCCAACCTCGATGCCAAGCTGCGGGTCGAGATGCGCACTGAAATGAAACTGATGCACCAGCGCCTGAAGACCACCACGGTCTACGTGACCCACGACCAGATCGAAGCCATGACCCTGGGCGACAAGGTGGCGGTGATGAAGGACGGAATCATTCAGCAGTTCGGCACGCCGAAAGACATCTACAACAACCCGGCCAACCTGTTCGTGGCGAGCTTCATCGGCTCGCCGCCGATGAACTTCATCCCCCTGCGTTTGCAGCGCAAGGAAGGTCGCCTGGTGGCGCTGCTCGACAGCGGCCAGGCGCGCTGTGAATTGCCGTTGGGCATGCAGGACGCCGGGCTCGAAGACCGCGAAGTGATCCTCGGCATGCGCCCGGAACAGATCGTGCTGGCGGGCAGCGAAGCGAATGGCTTACCGACCATCCGCGCCGAAGTCCAGGTCACCGAACCGACCGGTCCCGACACCCTGGTGTTCGTCAATCTCAACGGCACCAAGGTCTGCTGCCGCCTGGCGCCGGACGTTGCACCGGCCGTGGGCGAGACCCTGACCTTGCAGTTCGATCCGTCGAAAGTGCTGTTGTTCGATGGGGCGACCGGGGAGCGGTTGGGGGTGGCCGGTGTGCCGAAAACCGAGGCCCACGCTGCCAACGTAGCGCAATTCAAAGGCCGCTGA
- a CDS encoding carbohydrate ABC transporter permease, protein MTNQLGKPALSFSRVAIYATLLLAAAVYLIPLIVMLLTSFKSPEDIRTGNLLSWPTVIDGIGWIKAWDVVGGYFWNSVKITVPAVLISTFIGAMNGYVLSMWRFRGSQLFFGLLLFGCFLPFQTVLLPASFTLGKFGLANTTTGLVLVHVVYGLAFTTLFFRNYYVSIPDALVKAARLDGAGFFTIFWKILLPMSIPIVMVCLIWQFTQIWNDFLFGVVFASGDAQPITVALNNLVNTSTGAKEYNVDMAAAMIAGLPTLLVYIFAGKYFLRGLTSGAVKG, encoded by the coding sequence ATGACTAATCAACTCGGCAAACCGGCGCTCAGCTTCAGCCGAGTCGCGATCTACGCCACCTTGTTGCTGGCGGCGGCGGTGTATTTGATTCCGCTGATCGTGATGCTGCTGACCAGCTTCAAATCGCCGGAAGACATCCGCACCGGCAACCTGTTGAGCTGGCCGACCGTGATCGATGGCATCGGCTGGATCAAGGCCTGGGACGTGGTCGGCGGCTACTTCTGGAACTCGGTGAAAATCACCGTGCCGGCGGTTTTGATCTCGACCTTTATCGGTGCAATGAACGGCTACGTGCTGTCGATGTGGCGCTTCCGCGGTTCGCAACTGTTCTTCGGTCTGTTGTTGTTCGGCTGCTTCCTGCCGTTCCAGACCGTGCTGTTGCCGGCCTCGTTCACCCTCGGCAAGTTCGGCCTGGCCAATACCACCACCGGTCTGGTGCTGGTGCACGTGGTCTACGGCCTGGCGTTCACCACGCTGTTCTTCCGCAACTACTACGTGAGCATTCCGGATGCGCTGGTCAAGGCTGCACGCCTGGATGGCGCGGGCTTCTTCACGATTTTCTGGAAGATCCTGCTGCCGATGTCGATCCCGATCGTGATGGTCTGCCTGATCTGGCAGTTCACCCAGATCTGGAATGACTTCCTGTTCGGCGTGGTCTTCGCCAGTGGCGACGCCCAGCCGATTACCGTGGCCCTGAACAACCTGGTCAACACCAGCACCGGGGCCAAGGAATACAACGTTGATATGGCCGCCGCGATGATCGCCGGGCTGCCGACACTGCTGGTCTACATATTCGCTGGCAAGTATTTCCTGCGTGGGCTGACGTCCGGCGCGGTCAAGGGGTAG
- a CDS encoding sugar ABC transporter permease, which yields MSSVAVFSKASPFDALQRWLPKLVLAPSMLIVLVGFYGYIIWTFVLSFTNSSFMPSYKWVGLQQYMRLMDNDRWWVASKNLALFGGMFIGISLVLGVFLAVLLDQRIRKEGFIRTVYLYPMALSMIVTGTAWKWLLNPGLGLDKMLRDWGWEGFRLDWLVDQDRVVYCLVIAAVWQASGFVMAMFLAGLRGVDQSIIRAAQVDGASLPTIYLKIVLPSLRPVFFSAFMILAHIAIKSFDLVAAMTAGGPGYSSDLPAMFMYSFTFSRGQMGIGSASAMLMLGAVLTILVPYLYSELRGKRHD from the coding sequence ATGAGCTCTGTGGCGGTTTTCAGCAAAGCCTCACCGTTCGATGCGCTGCAACGCTGGTTACCCAAGTTGGTACTCGCGCCGAGCATGCTGATCGTATTGGTTGGCTTCTACGGTTACATCATCTGGACATTCGTTCTGTCCTTCACCAACTCCAGCTTCATGCCGAGCTACAAGTGGGTCGGCCTGCAGCAATACATGCGCCTGATGGACAACGATCGCTGGTGGGTCGCGAGCAAGAACCTCGCGCTCTTCGGCGGCATGTTCATCGGCATCAGCCTGGTGCTGGGGGTGTTCCTCGCCGTGCTGCTGGATCAGCGCATTCGCAAGGAAGGCTTCATCCGCACCGTTTACCTGTACCCGATGGCGCTGTCGATGATCGTCACCGGTACCGCGTGGAAATGGCTGCTCAACCCGGGCCTGGGCCTGGACAAGATGCTGCGTGACTGGGGCTGGGAAGGCTTCCGTCTCGACTGGCTGGTGGATCAGGATCGCGTGGTCTATTGCCTGGTGATTGCTGCCGTGTGGCAAGCCTCGGGGTTTGTGATGGCGATGTTCCTCGCCGGCCTGCGCGGAGTCGATCAATCGATCATCCGTGCCGCGCAAGTCGACGGTGCGAGCCTGCCGACCATCTACCTGAAGATCGTGTTGCCGAGCCTGCGGCCAGTGTTCTTCAGCGCCTTCATGATCCTCGCGCACATTGCGATCAAGAGCTTCGACCTGGTGGCGGCGATGACCGCGGGCGGTCCCGGCTACTCCTCCGACCTGCCCGCGATGTTCATGTACTCCTTCACCTTCAGCCGTGGCCAGATGGGCATCGGTTCGGCCAGCGCCATGCTGATGCTCGGTGCCGTACTGACCATCCTCGTGCCGTACCTGTACTCCGAGCTGCGAGGCAAGCGCCATGACTAA
- a CDS encoding ABC transporter substrate-binding protein encodes MNAISRLATVISLASLLPLSAFPLSALAADAKGSVEVVHWWTSGGEKAAVDVLKAQVEKDGFTWKDGAVAGGGGSTAMTVLKSRAVAGNPPGVAQIKGPDIQEWGSTGLLSTDALKDVAKAENWDSLLIKKVSDTVKYDGDYVAVPVNIHRVNWLWINPQVFKKAGIEKAPTTLEEFYAAGDKLKAAGFIALAHGGQPWQDSTVFEDVVLSVMGADGYKKALVDLDQKTLSGAEMTKAFAELKKITGYMDPNRAGRDWNIAAADVINGKAGMQMMGDWAKSEWTAANKVAGKDYQCVPFPGTEKAFTYNIDSLAVFKLKADRKGDIAAQQDLAKVALGKDFQKVFSINKGSIPVRTDMLNDMSGLGFDACAQTAAKDFLADEKTGGLQPSMAHNMATSLAVQGAIFDVVTNFMNDKNADPAKASAQLASAVKAAQ; translated from the coding sequence ATGAATGCGATTTCTCGCCTCGCTACTGTCATTTCTCTTGCCTCGCTGCTTCCCCTTTCTGCATTCCCGCTGAGTGCCCTTGCCGCTGACGCCAAAGGTTCGGTGGAAGTCGTTCACTGGTGGACCTCCGGTGGTGAAAAGGCAGCGGTCGATGTGCTCAAGGCTCAAGTCGAAAAAGACGGCTTCACCTGGAAGGACGGCGCAGTCGCCGGTGGTGGCGGTTCCACGGCCATGACCGTCCTCAAGAGCCGCGCCGTTGCCGGTAACCCGCCGGGCGTCGCCCAGATCAAGGGGCCGGACATCCAGGAGTGGGGCAGCACTGGCCTGCTCAGCACCGATGCGCTGAAAGACGTTGCCAAAGCGGAGAACTGGGACAGCCTGCTGATCAAGAAAGTCTCCGACACCGTGAAATACGACGGCGACTACGTGGCTGTGCCGGTGAACATCCACCGCGTCAACTGGCTGTGGATCAACCCGCAAGTGTTCAAGAAAGCCGGAATCGAAAAAGCGCCGACCACCCTCGAAGAGTTCTACGCCGCCGGCGACAAGCTGAAAGCCGCAGGCTTCATCGCGCTCGCCCACGGTGGTCAGCCTTGGCAGGACAGCACCGTATTCGAAGACGTGGTGCTCTCGGTCATGGGCGCCGATGGTTACAAGAAAGCCCTGGTCGACCTGGATCAGAAAACCCTCTCGGGTGCCGAGATGACCAAGGCCTTCGCCGAGCTGAAAAAAATCACCGGCTACATGGACCCGAACCGTGCCGGTCGTGACTGGAACATCGCCGCCGCCGATGTCATCAACGGCAAGGCCGGCATGCAGATGATGGGCGACTGGGCCAAGAGCGAATGGACCGCCGCCAACAAAGTCGCGGGCAAGGACTACCAATGCGTGCCGTTCCCGGGCACCGAAAAAGCCTTCACCTACAACATCGACTCGCTGGCCGTATTCAAGCTCAAGGCTGACCGCAAAGGCGACATCGCCGCCCAGCAAGACCTGGCCAAGGTCGCTCTGGGTAAAGACTTCCAGAAAGTCTTCAGCATCAACAAAGGCTCGATCCCGGTGCGCACCGACATGCTCAACGACATGAGTGGCCTGGGCTTCGATGCTTGCGCGCAAACCGCGGCCAAGGACTTCCTGGCGGACGAGAAGACCGGCGGCCTGCAACCGAGCATGGCGCACAACATGGCCACTTCCCTGGCCGTGCAGGGCGCGATCTTCGACGTGGTCACCAACTTCATGAACGACAAGAACGCTGACCCGGCCAAGGCCAGCGCGCAACTGGCATCGGCTGTCAAGGCCGCCCAGTAA
- a CDS encoding AGE family epimerase/isomerase — protein MDTFQPAFSSWLNAPAHQQWLAAEGLRLLAFAKAATLAEGFGNLDEKGRLPANAQAETMNTARMTHSFAMAHIQGLPGFAELVDHGVKALSGPLRDAEHGGWFATPEHRDGNTGKAAYLHAFVALAASSAVVAQRPGARALLINAIDIIDTHFWSEEEGAVRESFNRDFSCEEAYRGANSNMHATEAFLALADVTRDNRWLVRAQRIVERVIHTHAAANDYLVVEHFDRDWQPLREYNHANPADGFRPYGTTPGHGFEWARLLLHLEAARVRAGMPAPGWLATDAQKLFEHNCRQGWSVDGAPGIVYTLDWDNRPVVRHRLHWTHCEASAAASALLKRTGEEYYEHWYRVFWEFCDSHFIDRRDGSWYHELDPQNRPSADIWAGKPDLYHAWQAVLIPRLPLAPSMATALGQLAQSVPV, from the coding sequence ATGGACACCTTCCAACCCGCCTTCAGCAGTTGGCTCAACGCACCGGCCCATCAGCAATGGCTCGCCGCCGAAGGCCTGCGCCTGCTGGCGTTCGCCAAGGCCGCAACGCTCGCCGAAGGCTTCGGCAACCTCGATGAAAAGGGTCGCCTGCCGGCCAACGCCCAAGCCGAAACCATGAACACCGCGCGCATGACCCACAGTTTCGCCATGGCCCACATCCAGGGCCTGCCGGGTTTTGCCGAGCTGGTGGATCACGGGGTCAAAGCCCTCAGCGGTCCGCTGCGCGATGCTGAACACGGTGGCTGGTTCGCCACCCCGGAACACCGCGACGGCAACACCGGCAAAGCCGCCTACCTGCATGCTTTCGTCGCACTGGCCGCGAGTTCTGCGGTAGTCGCCCAACGGCCCGGCGCCCGAGCGTTACTCATTAATGCGATCGACATCATCGACACGCATTTCTGGAGCGAGGAGGAGGGCGCGGTGCGCGAATCCTTCAACCGCGACTTCAGCTGCGAGGAAGCCTATCGCGGCGCCAACAGCAACATGCACGCCACCGAAGCCTTCCTCGCGCTGGCCGACGTCACCCGGGACAACCGCTGGCTGGTCCGCGCCCAGCGCATCGTCGAGCGCGTTATCCATACGCACGCCGCCGCCAACGACTACCTGGTGGTCGAGCATTTCGACCGCGACTGGCAGCCGCTGCGCGAATACAACCACGCCAATCCGGCCGACGGTTTCCGCCCCTACGGCACCACGCCCGGCCACGGTTTCGAATGGGCGCGGCTGTTGCTGCACCTTGAAGCGGCGCGGGTCCGGGCCGGGATGCCGGCGCCAGGCTGGCTCGCCACGGATGCGCAAAAACTGTTCGAGCACAATTGTCGTCAAGGGTGGAGCGTCGACGGTGCGCCGGGCATCGTCTACACCCTCGACTGGGACAATCGCCCCGTGGTTCGTCATCGCCTGCACTGGACCCATTGCGAAGCCAGCGCCGCCGCCAGCGCTCTGCTCAAGCGCACGGGCGAGGAATACTACGAACACTGGTACCGAGTGTTCTGGGAGTTTTGTGACAGTCATTTCATCGACCGCCGAGACGGCAGCTGGTATCACGAGCTCGATCCGCAAAATCGCCCGAGCGCCGATATCTGGGCCGGCAAACCCGACCTGTATCACGCCTGGCAAGCCGTGTTGATCCCGCGCCTGCCGCTGGCGCCCAGCATGGCCACGGCGCTGGGGCAGTTGGCCCAGAGCGTTCCTGTGTAA
- a CDS encoding ATP-binding protein: MATEFFRQLAAKVPVPRSLLGRMLLLTLLAVLFAQALSSVIWVSQLRATQLEGLVTSARSLAHSMTASVSYFRSLPVAFRPLVLDQLRSMGGTRFVVTLNDKPLGMELLPITPRKAAVLKAVDEVLRQSLGQDTDISVTFVSPEDLRIFNGGLKLDELPRSWAHYALTLEPVNPPVLVTQIQMAPGEWLYIASLLPEPYTSLEEQGLPAQQVWFIVLTSGFLLLFIGLLVHWQSRPLKRLARAARDMSLGAEVEPVAEGGGSEVVEVGRAFNAMRERISRYLTERSQLFSAISHDLRTPITRLRLRVELLEDEQLQAKFGRDLDELELLVKGALQCVKDTDIHENIEPVDLNHVLDCLVEPYLAPNGNGRVTQQGRALAPYPGKPLALKRCIGNLIDNALKYGQNAHLHIDDDDSAFVLHVDDEGPGVPEQRLEQVFEPHFRLAGQQQGYGLGLGIARNIAHSHGGEVSLQNLREGGLRVTLQLPRSVD; encoded by the coding sequence ATGGCCACTGAGTTTTTCCGCCAACTCGCCGCCAAGGTGCCCGTGCCGCGTTCACTGCTCGGGCGGATGTTATTGCTGACCTTGCTGGCGGTGCTGTTCGCCCAGGCGCTGTCGAGCGTGATCTGGGTTTCGCAGCTGCGCGCCACCCAGCTCGAGGGGCTGGTTACCAGCGCCCGCAGCCTCGCGCATTCGATGACCGCCAGCGTCAGCTACTTCCGTTCGCTGCCGGTGGCGTTCCGGCCGCTGGTGCTCGACCAGTTGCGCAGCATGGGTGGCACCCGGTTCGTGGTGACCCTCAACGACAAACCCTTGGGCATGGAGCTGCTGCCGATCACCCCGCGCAAGGCGGCGGTGCTCAAGGCGGTGGATGAAGTGCTGCGCCAGTCCCTGGGGCAGGACACGGATATCTCGGTGACGTTTGTCAGCCCCGAAGACCTGCGGATTTTCAACGGCGGGCTGAAACTCGACGAGTTGCCGCGCTCCTGGGCGCATTACGCGCTGACCCTGGAACCGGTCAATCCGCCGGTGCTGGTCACCCAGATCCAGATGGCGCCGGGGGAGTGGCTGTACATCGCTTCGCTGTTGCCCGAGCCCTATACCAGCCTTGAAGAGCAGGGGCTGCCGGCGCAACAGGTCTGGTTCATCGTCCTGACCAGTGGTTTTTTGTTGTTGTTCATCGGCCTGCTGGTGCACTGGCAGAGCCGGCCGCTCAAGCGTCTTGCACGGGCGGCACGCGATATGTCCCTGGGGGCCGAAGTCGAACCGGTGGCCGAGGGCGGTGGCAGTGAAGTGGTGGAAGTGGGCCGTGCCTTCAACGCGATGCGCGAACGAATCAGCCGTTATCTCACCGAACGCAGTCAGTTGTTCAGCGCGATTTCCCATGACCTGCGCACGCCGATCACCCGCTTGCGGCTGCGGGTCGAACTGCTGGAGGATGAACAGCTGCAAGCCAAGTTCGGTCGCGACCTGGATGAGTTGGAGCTGCTGGTCAAAGGCGCGCTGCAATGCGTGAAAGACACCGACATTCACGAGAATATCGAACCGGTGGACCTCAACCATGTGCTCGATTGCCTGGTGGAACCGTACCTTGCACCCAACGGCAATGGCCGGGTGACCCAGCAAGGTCGGGCACTGGCGCCTTATCCGGGCAAGCCGTTGGCGCTCAAGCGGTGCATTGGCAACCTGATCGACAATGCCCTGAAATATGGGCAGAACGCGCACCTGCACATCGATGACGATGACAGCGCGTTTGTCTTGCATGTCGATGATGAGGGGCCAGGGGTGCCGGAGCAGCGGCTGGAGCAGGTGTTCGAACCGCACTTCAGGTTGGCGGGGCAGCAGCAGGGGTATGGGTTGGGGTTGGGGATTGCGCGCAACATTGCCCATAGTCATGGGGGCGAGGTCAGCCTGCAGAATCTGCGTGAGGGTGGGTTAAGGGTGACATTGCAGTTGCCTCGCAGTGTTGATTAG
- a CDS encoding response regulator transcription factor: protein MSSVNKSILLVDDDQEIRELLDTYLTRAGFQVRTTPDGAGFRQAMNEAPSDLVILDVMLPDEDGFSLCRWIRQHPRQAQVPIIMLTASSDEADRVIGLELGADDYLGKPFSPRELQARIKALLRRAQFGQERSGSEVLAFDDWRLDMVSHRLFHIDGEEVILSGADFALLKLFLDHPQEILDRDTIGNATRGRDLMPLDRIVDMAVSRLRQRLRDTEKPPRLIRTVRGSGYQLAANVVASNGH, encoded by the coding sequence GTGAGCTCAGTCAACAAGTCGATTTTGTTGGTCGATGACGATCAAGAGATACGCGAGTTGCTGGACACCTACCTGACCCGCGCCGGTTTCCAGGTCCGGACCACGCCCGACGGTGCCGGCTTTCGCCAGGCGATGAACGAGGCGCCGAGCGACCTGGTGATCCTCGACGTGATGCTCCCGGACGAAGACGGTTTCAGTCTGTGCCGCTGGATTCGCCAGCACCCGCGTCAGGCCCAGGTGCCGATCATCATGCTCACCGCCAGTTCCGACGAGGCCGACCGTGTCATCGGCCTGGAGCTGGGCGCCGACGACTACCTGGGCAAACCCTTCAGTCCCCGTGAGCTGCAAGCACGCATCAAGGCGCTGCTGCGCCGCGCGCAGTTCGGTCAGGAACGCTCCGGCAGTGAAGTGCTGGCTTTCGATGACTGGCGCCTGGACATGGTCAGCCATCGGCTGTTCCACATCGACGGCGAAGAAGTGATTCTCTCCGGTGCCGATTTCGCCCTGCTGAAGCTGTTCCTCGATCACCCTCAGGAAATCCTCGACCGCGACACCATCGGCAATGCCACCCGTGGCCGCGATCTGATGCCCCTGGATCGCATCGTCGACATGGCGGTCAGCCGCCTGCGCCAGCGCCTGCGCGACACCGAAAAACCGCCGCGGCTGATCCGTACCGTGCGCGGCAGCGGCTACCAACTGGCAGCCAATGTGGTTGCCAGTAATGGCCACTGA
- a CDS encoding glucokinase, which produces MKLALVGDIGGTNARFALWKNQQLESIQVLATADHASPEEAISLYLGGLGLAPGSLGSVCLSVAGPVSGDEFKFTNNHWRLSRQGFCQQLQVDQLLLVNDFSAMALGMTRLQPDEFRVVCEGTPEPLRPAVVIGPGTGLGVGTLLDLGEGRFAALPGEGGHVDLPLSSLRETQLWQHIFNEIGHVSAETALSGSGLPRVYRAICAVDGHEAVLDTPESITAAGLAGDPIALEVLEQFCCWLGRVAGNNVLTTGARGGVYIVGGVIPRFADFFIESGFARCFADKGCMSDYFKGIPVWLVTAPYSGLMGAGVALEQSIPA; this is translated from the coding sequence TTGAAACTGGCTTTGGTCGGTGACATCGGTGGGACCAACGCACGTTTCGCGTTGTGGAAAAACCAGCAACTGGAGTCGATCCAGGTGCTGGCGACGGCAGATCACGCCAGCCCCGAAGAGGCGATCAGCCTCTACCTGGGCGGACTCGGCCTGGCGCCGGGTTCGCTCGGTTCGGTGTGCCTGTCGGTGGCGGGCCCGGTCAGCGGCGATGAATTCAAGTTCACCAACAATCACTGGCGGCTCAGTCGCCAGGGGTTCTGCCAGCAGTTGCAGGTGGACCAACTGCTGCTGGTCAACGATTTCTCGGCCATGGCGTTGGGCATGACCCGCTTGCAGCCGGACGAGTTCCGGGTGGTCTGCGAAGGTACCCCGGAACCTTTGCGCCCCGCGGTAGTGATCGGCCCCGGCACTGGCCTGGGTGTCGGTACCTTGCTGGACCTGGGTGAAGGCCGATTCGCCGCATTGCCGGGGGAGGGCGGTCACGTCGATTTGCCCCTGAGCAGCCTGCGCGAAACCCAGCTGTGGCAGCACATCTTCAACGAGATCGGCCATGTCAGCGCTGAAACCGCATTGAGCGGCAGTGGCTTGCCGCGGGTCTATCGGGCGATCTGTGCGGTAGACGGCCACGAGGCCGTGCTCGATACCCCGGAATCGATTACGGCAGCCGGGCTGGCGGGTGATCCGATTGCCCTGGAAGTGCTTGAACAGTTCTGCTGCTGGCTCGGTCGTGTGGCCGGCAACAACGTGCTGACCACCGGTGCACGCGGTGGCGTGTACATCGTGGGTGGGGTGATTCCGCGGTTTGCCGACTTCTTCATCGAAAGCGGTTTCGCCCGGTGCTTTGCCGACAAGGGCTGCATGAGCGATTACTTCAAGGGCATTCCGGTGTGGCTGGTGACGGCGCCGTATTCGGGGCTGATGGGCGCAGGGGTAGCGCTGGAGCAATCCATCCCGGCCTGA